Below is a genomic region from Microbacterium sp. KUDC0406.
GAGCAGCTTCGGCCGGCCGTCGCGACGCAGTGCCGCCCCGCGCATCAGGCCCCAGTCGATGCCGTCGAGCAGCCGCATCGCGCCGTACCCGCCACGCACGCAGACCACGGCGGCGGTGTCGGGGTCGAGCCAGGCATCCACCAGGTCGTCACGGCGCCCGGCATCCGGCCCTGCGAGGTACTTCGCCCGCGGATGCGGCTTGAGCACATGGTCGCCGACCGTCACCTCCAGACCCCAGTCGCGGTAGTACCCCACAGCGCGGTCCAGGCTCTCGGCGTTGCCGAGACCCGACGGCGTGATGAAGTGCACCCGATCGCCCGGCTGCAGCGGTGCCTCGCCGAGGTACGCGTGCCGGTCCACCGCCACCGCCGTCCCCGTCATGCGCCGGTCCGTTCGATCGTGGGTGCCGCGGCGAGCAGCCGCCGGGTGTACTCGTGCTGCGGATCCAGGAGCACCTGCTCCGTCGTGCCGTACTCGACGATCTCGCCCTCCAGCATCACCGCGACGGTGTCGGCGATGTTCCACGCCAGCCCGAGGTCGTGCGTGATCACCAGGGCGCTGAGCCCCAGTCGGTCGCGCAGCGAGAGCAGCAGGGCGAGGATCTCACCGCGCACCGAGGCATCCAGCGATGCGACCGGCTCGTCGGCGACCAGCATCTGCGGACCGAGTGCCAGCGCCCCGGCGATCACCGCGCGCTGCCGCTGCCCGCCGGACAGCTCCTGCGGGATCGCGGTCATGAACCGCTCCGGCGGAGTCAGCTCGGCGTCGGTCAGGCTCTGCGCGACCCGCTCGGCCTCATCGCCGGGGTAGCGCTGCACGCGCAGCCCCTCGGCGACGGACTCGTAGATGCTGAGCTTGGGATTCAGCGCCGCGGTGGGGTCCTGCAGCACCATCTGCACCTCGCTGCGGAACGCGCGCATCGCGCGCCCGCCGCGCGGCAGGTCCTGGCCGCGGAAGCGCACCGTCGATCCGTCGTCCGGATGCTGCAGGCCCACCAGCGTGCGCGCCAGCGTGCTCTTGCCCGACCCGGACTGTCCCACCAGGGCGAGGATCTCGCCGCGGTGAACCGCGAGGTCGACGTTCTTCACGGCCCGGAGGGCCGGTCCGCGGCCATGGTAGGTGACGTTCAGTCCCTTCGCCTCGAGCAGCACCTCGTCGCTCAGCGTCCGCGGTTCACCACCCGGGGCTGTGCGGTCGCGGCGGGTCACCGGGTTCAGACGGGATGCCGGGTCGCCGATCGTCGGGAAGGCGTCCGCCAGCTGCCGGGTGTACGGATGCTCCGGCTCCAGGCACACCTGCAGCGACTCCCCGATCTCGAGGAGCTCGCCGTCGCGCATGACCGCAATCCGGTCACAGGCCGTCGCGAGCACCGACAGGTCGTGGCTGATCATCAGCATCGAGATGCCGCGGTCGGTGACCAGTTCGCTGATCATCTCCAGGATCTGCTTCTGCACGATCACGTCGAGGGCGGTGGTCGGCTCGTCGGCGATGATGATGTCGGGTTCGCAGGCCAGTGCCATCGCGATCATCACGCGCTGCTTCTGGCCGCCGGACATCTCATGCGGGTAGGCGTCGATCTTCTGCGGCGCGAGATCGACCACCTTCAGCAGCTCGGCCACGCGGGCGCGGCGCTCCTTGTCGCTCTTCCAGGCATCCGTGACGTGCAGCTCGAGCGCCTCGATGATCTGCTGTCCCACCGTGCGCACCGGGTTCAGCGAGTGCATCGCGCCCTGGAAGATGATGGAGGCGTCTGCCCAGCGCAGTGCGCGCAGCGCACCGAAGTTCAGCTCGGTGATGTCGGTGTCGCCGACGAGCACGCGCCCGGTGAGCTTCGCGTTCGCGGGCAGCAGGCGCAGCACGCTCATCGCGAGCGTGGACTTGCCCGAGCCCGATTCCCCGGCCACGCCGAGCGTGCCGCCGGCGGGCAGCTGCAGGGAGATGTTCTTCACCGCGTGCACCTCGCCTCGGCCGCCGCGACCCGAGGTGCGATAGGTGATCGAGACGTCGTCGAAAGTCAGGTCGGGCATCTCTCAACGGCTCCTCAGGGTCGGGTTCACGATGTTCTCCACGGTCCGGCCCACCAGGGTGAAGGCCAGCACCACGAGCACGATGGCGATGCCGGGGACGAGCACGTACCACCAGTAGCCTGCAGTCGCCGCCGGAGTACTCCATCGAGTTCTTCAGCACGGAGCCCCAGGACTGCATGGTGGTGTCGCCGAGCCCCAGGAACGAGAGCGTCGACTCGGCGATGATGGCCGATCCCACGGTGAGCGTGGTGTTGGCGAGCACGAGCGGCAGCACGCCGGGCAGCAGGTGCTTGACGATGATGTGCCAGTGACCGGCTCCCAGCACCCGGGAGCGCTCGATGTAGTCGCGCGACTCCACCGACAGGGTCTGCGAACGCACCACGCGGGCGGTGCCCGCCCACGAGGTGAGGCCGATCGCGATGACGATCGTCCACACGCCCCGCTGCAGCACCGACGACAGCACGATCGCGAGGATCAGCGAGGGCAGCACCAGGAAGAAGTCGATGATGCGCATCAGCAGTCCGCCGGTCCAGCCGGTGAAGTGCCCTGCCGCGATCCCGACGATCGTTCCGATGAGCATCGACACGGCCGTGGCCGCGAAGCCGACGACGAGCGAGACCTGTGCGCCCCACACCATGCGCACCCAGATCTCGCGACCCAGGTGGTCGGTGCCGAGCGGATGCTCCCAGGACGGCGGCGCGAAGCGCGGCGCGTCGACCAGTTTGGTGGCATCCAGCATCCACGCCGGGGCGATGACCGGGGCGATGATCGCGATGACGATCACGACGAGCAGGAACACCAGGCCGATCATGCCGGTGCGACTGCGCGCGAACTCACTGCAGAAGGCGGCGAAGGCCTTGCGGCGGCGTGCCCACGCCATGCTGCGCGGCGAGCGCGCGATGGTGGCGGTCTGAGCGCTCATCCGCGCCTCACTCTCGGGTCGAGCCAGCGGTAGACGAAGTCGGCGGCGAGGTTCATCACGATGATGATCGCCGAGAAGACCACGAAGGTGCCCTGCAGCAGCGGCAGATCGGGACCCTGGATCGCCTCGAACGTGAGCTTGCCGAGGCCGGGCCAGGAGAACACCGTCTCGACGGTGACCGCACCGGCGATGAGACCGCCGAGGTGCATGAACACGAGCGTGACCGCGGGCAGCAGGGCGTTCGGCACCGCGTGTCGGCTGCGCACCAGATCGTCGCGCAGGCCCTTGGCCCGTGCGGTGACCAGGTAGTCGGCGCTCTTCTCCTCCATCACGGATGCCCGCATCACGAGCACGTACTGCGCGTAGACGACCGCGACCATCGTGATCACCGGCAGCACCATGTGCGAGATCACGTCGAGGATCTGCCCGAGCACGTCGTCCGGCGGATTCGGCGACGTCATCCCGCCGGTGGGGAACCAGTGCAGCGTGCCGCCGAAGACCATCAGCAGGATGAGCCCCAGCCAGAAGGTCGGCACCGACCAGAGGACGAGCGACGTGCCGGTGGTGACCTTGTCGAACCTCGAGCCGTGCAGCCATCCGGCCTTCTGCCCGAGCCAGAGGCCGAGCGCGATCGCGATGATCGCCGCGGTGCCCGTGAGCAGGATCGTGTTCCAGAAGTACTCGCCGATGAGCGAGGACACCGACTGCTTGTACACGTAGCTCTCGCCGAAGTTGAGCGTGAACACGTTGCCGAGGTAGGTCAGGAACTGCTGCCAGAGCGGCTGGTCGAGCCCCAGCTGCCGGCGCAGCTCGGCCATCTGCTCAGGGGTCATGATGCGGTCCCTGGCCATCGCCGCCACGGGATCGCCGGGGAGGATCTTGAAGGCGAAGAAGCCCAGCAGGATCACCATCGCCAGGCTGATGAGGGCTCCGCCGATCTTCGTGAGCGCGTACTTCAGCGCGGGGACACCGCGCGGTCGCGCCTCGCCCTGCTCCTCCAGGATGACGGCCTCCGTGACCGGCACCGCATTCGACATCTGCGTCTCCTTCTGCTGTCGATGAGCCCTTCGACAGGCTCAGGGGCCCACAAGCATGGGTCGCTGAGCCTGTCGAAGCGCGGGTTATTCGACGTCGGCGCTGTTGCGACGTCGCATCACGAGGAAGACGATGCCGCCGATCACGATGACGGCGATCACCGCGCCCGTGACGATGAGGCCCACGTTCGGCCCTCCGTCGGCCGCTGCCGCCTCGTCACCGGCCGGACGCACCGTCAGGTAGCCCCAGTAGCCGGACTGGTTGGCGATGATGCCGTCCTTCTTCGGCTGCAGCGAGAAGTCCGTGAACCGGTCGGAGCGGTACGCCTCCAGGCCGTTGGCGTACCAGGTCGCGATCTGCGGCGTGGCGGTGTAGTTCATCTCGAGCATCTCGCGCACGATCGCCTCGCGCTTGCTCTGGTCGAGCTCGGTGTGCTGCTCCTGGTAGAGCTTGTCGAACTCGGGGTCGCACCAGCCGTCCTGCGACGTGCCGCCCGTCCCGTCGGTCTTGGTCGCCAGGCCCGCGCAGGTGTTGATACCCAGCTGGTAGTCGGGGTCGGCGCCCTGGCTCCAGCCGCTGAAGTACATGTCGTAGTTGCCCTTGGTGGTCTCGGCCGTGATCGTGTCGGTGTCGGTCGACTTCGGGTCGATCGCGATGCCGATGTCCTTCATCCACGGCACGAAGAACTCGGCCTCGGCCTGGTCGGTGGTGCTGGACGAGTCCACGAACAGACGCAGCGTGAGCTTCTTGCCGTCCTTCTCACGGATGCCGTCGGCGCCCGCCTTCCAGCCGGCGTCCTCGAGCTTCTGCTTCGCCGCCTCGGGATCGAACTTCATGATCACCTTGTCATCGGCCGGCAGCGTCCACTTCGGGTACGACGATGGGACGAAGCTGGTGGCCGGCTCACCGTAGCCGCCGAGCACCTTGTCGAGCAGCGTGTCGGTGTCGGTGCCGAGACGGATCGCCTGGCGGACGGCGACGTCCTGCAGGGCCGGGTTGCCGTTGCCGTAGGCCTGACCGTCCTGGGTCTTGGCGCCGACGTTGAAGCTGATGGCCGAGTAGCGGCGACCCTGCCCGGAGTGCGTGGTGATGCCCTTCGCGCCCTCCAGGGCCTCGAACTGCGTCGCGGTCAGACCGGTGACCATGTCGACGTCGCCGGAGCGCAGCGCCTGCACCTGGGCGTCGCTGTTCGTGTAGTAGATGTACTGGATCTTGTCGATCTTCGGGGCGCCGCGCCAGAACTCCTTGTTCGCCTTGAGGACGATGGACTGGTTCGCCTTGTAGCTCTCCAGCAGGAACGGACCGGAGCCGACGACGTCCTTGTCGTTCGCGTACTCGGCGGGATTGTCGATCTTCTCCCAGACGTGCTTGGGCACGATCGGGATCTCGACGCCGGGGTTCGGCGCCTGCGGGTCCTTCATCTTCAGCACGACGGTCTTGTCGTCGGGCGTCTCGATCGAGTCGAGGTTGGCGAGCAGGCCGCCGTTGGCGACGCCCAGTGCGGGGTCGTCGATCATCGACTGGTAGGTGTAGGCCACGTCAGCCGAGGTGATCGGCTCGCCGTCGGACCACTTCAGGCCGTCCTGCAGCGTGAACGTCCACGTCCTGCCGCCGTCGGACGGCTCCCACTTGTCGGCGAGTCCCTTCGTGGGCGAGCCGTCCTCCTGCGCGTTCTGCACGAGGAACTCGTACGTGTAGCGCAGCGTGTTGGTGGGGAGCAGGTAGATCGAGGTGAACGGGTTGAACGAGTCCACGAAGCCCGAGGTCGCCACGCGAAGCGTCTTGGCGTCGGACTTGCTCGAGGGGGGTGCCGAGGAGTCCGCGGCATGGATGCCGGTGGGACCGGCCGCGTTCGCGACCGTGGCGGGAGCGACGACCATCGCGGCGGCGGCCGCCACGCACAAGGCGCGGACCAGGTGTTTACTGTGACGAGTTCGCATCAGCGTCCTTCTTTCGGTGCGGGAGCCCTGGGGAGGGGCCCCGTGGGATTCAGTTATAGAACCGCACGTCAGGCACTCTGGTCAACAGATTCGTACCAGATCGTTGCCATCGAAGGGACATTCGCGATGTCATCCTCGACAATTCGCGAACAGGGTCTCGGCGGCTGCATTGACGCATCTACAGCCTACGTCACCTGTTCTGCTCTGTGAAACGGACGGTGGAACGACGTCCGCTCCGACGGCCTGCATGGCTGGATCAGCCTTGACAGCGCACGCCTCTGCGACCGATGATCCGTTACAGATCATCGGTCCTAACAATCAGGGAGCCACCGTGCCGATTCCGACCCCGCCCACGGCGCCGAACTGGCGCACCCGGCTTCTCCGCGCCGATCCGGAGACCGGCTGGGAAGGGAGCAGGTGGACGTCCGCCGTGCTGGAGCCCGGCTTCGCCGCCGACCAGGCGGTCGCGTCGTGGAACGCGGATGCCGGGGTCTCGGCGCACGTGAAGATCCGTGCACGCGATATCGACGGTACCTGGTCTGAATGGCTGCTCCTCGCCGAGTGGGGTGAACCGGGTGCGCGTCGCAGCCCCTCGGGCACCCCGGATGCCGCCTCCGGCGCGCCGTTCGTCGACACCGACGTGCTGAAGGCGCGTCCCGCGCATCCGTTCGATGCGGCACAGCTGCGCGTCACCCTCGACGGGCGACCCGATGCCGCGCCCGCACTCCTCCTCGCCGCGGCGAGCTTCACCGCGCCGGCGGATGCCGCGCTGGTCGCCGCAGACGGATCGTCCGCGGGTGTCGTCGGCGCCGCGGCCGCCCTGCGACCGCTGTCGCAGCGCGCCTACCCCGCCCGTGAGGACCTCGGCGGGGGACCGGTGTGGTGCTCGCCGACCTCGCTGACGATGGTGCTCACCGCCTGGGGTGCGGAGGTGCCGGAGGCACCGGCGGATGCCCCGGACGGCACCGACTCGCACGTGCCCTGGGTCGCCCGCGCCGTGCACGACACGGTCTACGCCGGCACCGGCAACTGGTCGTTCAACGCCGCGGTCGCCGGCAGCCTCGGCTTCGACGCGGTCGTGACCCGGCTGCCGTCGCTCCGCGACGCCCGCGCGCTCACCGACGCCGGCATCCCGGTGATCTCGTCGATCCGGTTCACCGACCGCGCCGAGCTGCCCGGCGCCGACTACGAGGCGCCCACCGGTCACCTGGTCGTGATCCGCGGCTTCACCGCCGACGGCGACGTGCTGGTCGCCGACCCGGCGAGTCCCGGCGGGAACGCGGGACTGCGCACCTATCCGCGCGCCGCCTTCGACACGGCGTGGTCGCGCAGCCGCCGCACGGTCTACCTGGTCACCCCGCGCGGGCACGAGCTGCCGGAGGCCCCGGGTGACGGGGCCTGGTGAGAACGCCTCAGACGTCGGCGAGCACGGCCTCGAGCAGGTCGATGCGCGAGGCCAGCGAAGACAGGTCCACGTGCTCGCTGACGGCGTGGGCGCCGCCGCCGCGGGGCCGAAGCCGTCGATCGTCGGGATGCCGAGGCTGCCCAGCAGATTCGTGTCGCCGGCGCCGTCGGCGGGTCGTCCGTCGACGGTCTGACCGATCCCGGCAGCGGCGGCGCCGACGAGCTCGAGCAGATGGCTGTCGGCGGCGGAGGGACTCCACGCCGGACGATGGCTGAGCACGGTCGTCTCCACGACGGCGCCGGCGCGCACGGGGGCGAGGGCCCGCAGGGCTTCGAGCACCCGACCCTCGGTGACGCCGTCGAGGAACCGCAGGCCGATCTCCGCCTCGGCCTCGGCCGGTACGACGTTGGCCCGTCCTCCGCCGCCGATCGTGCCGACGTTGCAGAGCACCTCGGACGCCAGTGCGGGGTCGGTCACGACGCCCCGGATGACGACGAGCTGATCGACGAGCTCGTCGATCGCCGAGATCCCGGCATCCGGGTCGAGCGCGGCGTGCGCGGCGCGGCCGCGCACCCGCAGCCGCAGCCGGGTGCTGCCGCGCCTGCCCACCTTCATCGCCCCGTCCGGATGCGGCGACTCGAAGCCGATCGCGCCGGCGACGCCGACGGCGCACTCCCGCAGCAGGTCCTGCGAGAGCGGGGAGCCGACCTCCTCGTCGCAGACCAGGATCGCGCGCACCGCGCGGTGCGGACGAGCGCGCAGCCGTTCGATCGCGGCGATCATCACGACCAGGCCGCTCTTCATGTCGTAGACGCCGGGGCCGCGCACGGTGTCGCCGTCACGGATCCAGGGCACCTCCGCGTCGAGGGTGCCGCGCGCCCAGACGGTGTCGGTGTGCCCGACCAGCAGCAGCGGGGAGCCCTCGCCGTCGACCTCGGCGACGAGATGCGGGCCGGCATCGCTCTCGACCAGACGCACCCTCGCACCGGCATCCGACCACCACTGGGCGAGCACGGAGGCGATCTCGCGGGCGGACTCACGGTCGAAGGAGGGCGACTCGATCTCGACGAGCCGGCGCAGCCTGGCCAGCACGCGGTCCGCCTCCGCCGTCGCGGATTCCGTCATGATCGCACCCCCTTCACGCGCTGTTATGAAACATATCGGATGATCGATTCCCTCGCGATCCTCGGATATCTTCGACGTTCGGATCGGGAGTCAACGGAATATAGGATACGTATCATGCACGACGCATCGGGGCGACGGTACCACTGCTCGACGCTGCGCAGCCACGCGGAGCTGCACGCGGCAGCCGAGCTGTACGCGCGTGTCTTCGACTACGACACCCCCGACCTGCAGCTGAACACCAACCTGCTGAGCGCCCTGGCGCGCAACGGAGGTTCGGCGGTCGGAGTGCACACCGACGACGGCGAGCTCGTCGGGTTCGCCTACGGCTTCGCCGGCCGCGACCGTGCGGGGAACGACTTCCACTACTCGCAGGCGGCGGTCGTCGCCCCCGGGCACCAGGGCGCGGGCGTCGGACGGCTGCTCAAGAGCGCCCAGCGGGACATCGCCCTGGAGTGGGGGCAGCGGCGGATGCGCTGGACCTTCGACCCGTCCCTCGCCCGCAACGCGCACTTCAACTTCAGCACGCTCGGCGCGGAGGGCATCGGCTACGAGGACGACTACTACGGGCGTCCCGGCACCGACCGCATCGTGGTCGAGTGGGCGCTGGACCGTTCCGGCGATCCGTACGCCGCCGAGCGCGCGCTGCAGCCCCCGGCGTTCGGCCCCGACGACTGGGGACGCCCGGTCTCGGCGGGCGGCGACGCCGTGTGGCTGCCGGTCCCCGCACGGCCGGCTGGCGACGCCCCGATCTGCAGCACCGTGCGCGCCGCCCTGCGCAGCCTCGTCACAGAGGGACGCGTGCTCGTCGCGTGCACGAGAATCGACGACAGGACCGCCGCGCACCTCGCGGTGCGCCGCCTCGATGAGGAGGAAGAGTGAGCGCGAACAGGCCCCCTTCACCGGCCACGGACGACGAGGACGCCCACGACAGGACGCTGGTCTCACCCGGAGAGCGCTACGGCGAGCGCATCCGCACGAACGTGTCCGCCGAAGCGCTGCAGGCGCGGGTGATCGACGCGGAGACTCGCTCGCTGGCACAGACCTTCGAGGAGCTCTCGCGCACCGGTGACGTGCCCCGCGCCGCGACCCTGATCCTCGGCGCCCGGCGACGGTACATCGGCGGGCAGGGCAAGGCCGCCGCGTACGCCGAGCTGCTCGGCGCCGATCTCTCCGCGACGCTCTCGAACGTGTTCCTCGTCGACGGCCGAGCCCTCACGCCGCTCACCGTGCTCACCGACGTGCGGGCCAGCGACGTGCTGGTGGTGTTCTCGATGCGCCGCTACCGGGAGGACACGGTGCGCTTCGGCGAGCTGTTCCGCGAGGCCGGCGGCCAGCTGGTCGTCATCACCGACAGCGCGGACGCGCCGCTGGCATCCATCGCCTCGGCCCTCATCCGGGTGCACACCGGATCGGCGTCCTACGCCGACTCCCCCACCTCTGTCGCCGCGGTCTGCCACCTGCTGTCCACACTCACCACCGCGAGCGCCAAGGGCGCCCGCCGGCGACTGACCGTGCGCGACAGGTTCGGCAGCGACCTGAGCCTGTACCACCCCGGTCCGCTCACCGGGCCCGTCGCGGGAGCGGAGTCGCAGGGATGAGGATCACACGCATCACGCTGTTCGAGGTGTCACTGCCGCTCCTGCACAGCTTCGAGACCAGCTCGCATCGCAAGAGCGGCCTGCGCCACATCCTGGTCCGAGCGGTCGATGACGACGGCCGAACCGGCTGGGGCGAGATCGCCTCTCCCACCGACCCGTATTACACGTCCGAGATCACCGACACGGCCTGGTCGGTCGCCGAGCGCTACATCACTCCGGCCGCACTGGGCACTGAGTGGGACGAACCGGCCGCGCTGGAGAGCACCTGGTCCAAGGTCCGCGGACACGAGTTCACCAAGGCGGGGTTCTCGGCCGCGGCGTGGGATCTGCACGCCCGCGCGCAGGAGCGCTCCCTGGCATCCGTGCTCGGCGGCACGAGGACCGAGGTGGTGGCCGGCGTCTCGCTGGGCATCGAGCCGAGCATCGATGAGCTGCTGACCCAGGTCGAGCGCCAGGTGAGCGCCGGATACCCGCGGATCAAGCTGAAGATCGCCCCCGGCTGGGATGCGGAGCCCGTACGAGCCGTGCGGAGCCACTACCCCGACCTCGATCTGCACGTCGACGCGAACGGGGCCTATCCCGACACGGCGGAGTCGGCGGAGATACTCCGCGCCCTCGACGAGCAGTCGCTCACCATGATCGAGCAGCCCTACGAACCGCGTGACTTCCCCGCGCACGCCCGGCTTCAGCGCCGGATCGGCACTCCCGTCTGCCTCGATGAATCCGTGGTCGACCTGGCCGACCTGCGAACGATGATCGAACTGGACGCCGGGCGGGTGCTGAACATCAAGGTGTCCCGCATGGGCGGTCTCCTCGCCGCCCGCCGCGCCCACGATGTCGCCAGGGATGCCGGCATCCCGGTCTGGTGCGGCGGCATGCACGAGTTCGGCGTGGGGCGCGCGGCGAACGTCGCGATCTCCTCGCTGCCGAACTTCACGCTGCCCTCGGACGTCTCCGGTTCCGCCAAGTACTACGCGAGGGACGTGATCACCTCACCGGTGGTCGCCGTGAACGGTGTCGTCGCCGTCCCGGACGGCCCCGGCATCGGATACGACGTGGATGTCGAGTGGGTGCGGCAGAACACCGTGCGCACCGCTGACCTCACCATCTGAGATCGAAGGGCCTGACACATGATTCCGGTGATCGACGGACACAACGACCTCGCCTGGGCGCGCCGCGAGCGGTTCGGGTCGACGACGGCGGGCCTGGACGGCCCGGTGCCGGAACTGCACACCGACCTGCCGCGACTCGCCGCGGGCGGCGTCGGCGGGCAGTTCTGGTCGGTGTGGGTGGACCCCGAGCTGACCGGCGCCGAGCAGGTCACCGCCACCTTGGAGCAGATCGACTTCGTGCAGCGGTTCATCGCGGCGTACCCCGGCCGCCTCGCCGCCGCGCACACCGCCGACGACGTCCGGACGGCGATGGCCGCTGGGCGCATCGCGTCGCTGATCGGCGTCGAGGGCGGTGCTCAGATCGACGGCTCGCTCGCGGTGCTGCGCCAGTACGCGCGCCTCGGCGCCCGCTACATGACCCTGACCTGGTCGCGCACGATCGCGTGGGCGGACTCGGCGACCGACGAGCCGCAGCACGGCGGACTGACCGACTTCGGCCGCGACGTCGTGCGCGAGATGAACCGGATCGGCATGCTGGTCGACCTCGCCCATGTGGCGCCGACGACGATGCGCGATGCGCTGGCGGTGAGCACTCGCCCCGTCGTGGTGACGCACTCCTGCGCGCTGGCGCTGTGCGACCACCCGCGGAACGTGCCCGACGACGTGCTCGCCGCGATCGGCGCGCAGGGCGGCGCGGTGATGGTCGCGTTCGTGCCCTCGTTCGTCTCGCAGGCCCGAC
It encodes:
- the nikE gene encoding nickel ABC transporter ATP-binding protein NikE, with the protein product MPDLTFDDVSITYRTSGRGGRGEVHAVKNISLQLPAGGTLGVAGESGSGKSTLAMSVLRLLPANAKLTGRVLVGDTDITELNFGALRALRWADASIIFQGAMHSLNPVRTVGQQIIEALELHVTDAWKSDKERRARVAELLKVVDLAPQKIDAYPHEMSGGQKQRVMIAMALACEPDIIIADEPTTALDVIVQKQILEMISELVTDRGISMLMISHDLSVLATACDRIAVMRDGELLEIGESLQVCLEPEHPYTRQLADAFPTIGDPASRLNPVTRRDRTAPGGEPRTLSDEVLLEAKGLNVTYHGRGPALRAVKNVDLAVHRGEILALVGQSGSGKSTLARTLVGLQHPDDGSTVRFRGQDLPRGGRAMRAFRSEVQMVLQDPTAALNPKLSIYESVAEGLRVQRYPGDEAERVAQSLTDAELTPPERFMTAIPQELSGGQRQRAVIAGALALGPQMLVADEPVASLDASVRGEILALLLSLRDRLGLSALVITHDLGLAWNIADTVAVMLEGEIVEYGTTEQVLLDPQHEYTRRLLAAAPTIERTGA
- a CDS encoding ABC transporter permease → MSNAVPVTEAVILEEQGEARPRGVPALKYALTKIGGALISLAMVILLGFFAFKILPGDPVAAMARDRIMTPEQMAELRRQLGLDQPLWQQFLTYLGNVFTLNFGESYVYKQSVSSLIGEYFWNTILLTGTAAIIAIALGLWLGQKAGWLHGSRFDKVTTGTSLVLWSVPTFWLGLILLMVFGGTLHWFPTGGMTSPNPPDDVLGQILDVISHMVLPVITMVAVVYAQYVLVMRASVMEEKSADYLVTARAKGLRDDLVRSRHAVPNALLPAVTLVFMHLGGLIAGAVTVETVFSWPGLGKLTFEAIQGPDLPLLQGTFVVFSAIIIVMNLAADFVYRWLDPRVRRG
- a CDS encoding ABC transporter substrate-binding protein, whose product is MAAAAAMVVAPATVANAAGPTGIHAADSSAPPSSKSDAKTLRVATSGFVDSFNPFTSIYLLPTNTLRYTYEFLVQNAQEDGSPTKGLADKWEPSDGGRTWTFTLQDGLKWSDGEPITSADVAYTYQSMIDDPALGVANGGLLANLDSIETPDDKTVVLKMKDPQAPNPGVEIPIVPKHVWEKIDNPAEYANDKDVVGSGPFLLESYKANQSIVLKANKEFWRGAPKIDKIQYIYYTNSDAQVQALRSGDVDMVTGLTATQFEALEGAKGITTHSGQGRRYSAISFNVGAKTQDGQAYGNGNPALQDVAVRQAIRLGTDTDTLLDKVLGGYGEPATSFVPSSYPKWTLPADDKVIMKFDPEAAKQKLEDAGWKAGADGIREKDGKKLTLRLFVDSSSTTDQAEAEFFVPWMKDIGIAIDPKSTDTDTITAETTKGNYDMYFSGWSQGADPDYQLGINTCAGLATKTDGTGGTSQDGWCDPEFDKLYQEQHTELDQSKREAIVREMLEMNYTATPQIATWYANGLEAYRSDRFTDFSLQPKKDGIIANQSGYWGYLTVRPAGDEAAAADGGPNVGLIVTGAVIAVIVIGGIVFLVMRRRNSADVE
- a CDS encoding C39 family peptidase; protein product: MPIPTPPTAPNWRTRLLRADPETGWEGSRWTSAVLEPGFAADQAVASWNADAGVSAHVKIRARDIDGTWSEWLLLAEWGEPGARRSPSGTPDAASGAPFVDTDVLKARPAHPFDAAQLRVTLDGRPDAAPALLLAAASFTAPADAALVAADGSSAGVVGAAAALRPLSQRAYPAREDLGGGPVWCSPTSLTMVLTAWGAEVPEAPADAPDGTDSHVPWVARAVHDTVYAGTGNWSFNAAVAGSLGFDAVVTRLPSLRDARALTDAGIPVISSIRFTDRAELPGADYEAPTGHLVVIRGFTADGDVLVADPASPGGNAGLRTYPRAAFDTAWSRSRRTVYLVTPRGHELPEAPGDGAW
- a CDS encoding GNAT family N-acetyltransferase, with the translated sequence MHDASGRRYHCSTLRSHAELHAAAELYARVFDYDTPDLQLNTNLLSALARNGGSAVGVHTDDGELVGFAYGFAGRDRAGNDFHYSQAAVVAPGHQGAGVGRLLKSAQRDIALEWGQRRMRWTFDPSLARNAHFNFSTLGAEGIGYEDDYYGRPGTDRIVVEWALDRSGDPYAAERALQPPAFGPDDWGRPVSAGGDAVWLPVPARPAGDAPICSTVRAALRSLVTEGRVLVACTRIDDRTAAHLAVRRLDEEEE
- a CDS encoding MurR/RpiR family transcriptional regulator translates to MSANRPPSPATDDEDAHDRTLVSPGERYGERIRTNVSAEALQARVIDAETRSLAQTFEELSRTGDVPRAATLILGARRRYIGGQGKAAAYAELLGADLSATLSNVFLVDGRALTPLTVLTDVRASDVLVVFSMRRYREDTVRFGELFREAGGQLVVITDSADAPLASIASALIRVHTGSASYADSPTSVAAVCHLLSTLTTASAKGARRRLTVRDRFGSDLSLYHPGPLTGPVAGAESQG
- the menC gene encoding o-succinylbenzoate synthase, yielding MRITRITLFEVSLPLLHSFETSSHRKSGLRHILVRAVDDDGRTGWGEIASPTDPYYTSEITDTAWSVAERYITPAALGTEWDEPAALESTWSKVRGHEFTKAGFSAAAWDLHARAQERSLASVLGGTRTEVVAGVSLGIEPSIDELLTQVERQVSAGYPRIKLKIAPGWDAEPVRAVRSHYPDLDLHVDANGAYPDTAESAEILRALDEQSLTMIEQPYEPRDFPAHARLQRRIGTPVCLDESVVDLADLRTMIELDAGRVLNIKVSRMGGLLAARRAHDVARDAGIPVWCGGMHEFGVGRAANVAISSLPNFTLPSDVSGSAKYYARDVITSPVVAVNGVVAVPDGPGIGYDVDVEWVRQNTVRTADLTI